The genomic segment TGTTTGAAATGTACCCCAACCACATGCACAATGAAGATAAACTAGATGGCAAGAAATTTGAACTTCTTGCGTTCAACAAAGTCTCATGGACTCTGGAATTGTTTCAATCTATTAAAATTACGTTGTCTGATCCCACTTCTAAACCTTGAGCTTCCTGAGCATTGCGTCCCAATAataaaaacttattatttttatatattttctgtTCATGTCTTTTTTATAGTCAAGAAAATAtcttataatatcaaattcggtTTGAAATAAGTTTACCTAATATTTTAAcaacttattttaaaataaaattttgcagtTTATAATCtcctaaaaaaattatatattaattttggaTTAATTTGATATTAACTAAACAAATTTACAATAACAATCTTATCCTAGTTGAGATTGCAAAACACCAAAATGCCAATATCATCCATGGAGAATCAATTCCCGGTCGAAGAACGATCTATCATGATAGAGGAACGTACTACCGCACAAAACCTTTTCATCGACTATTTTTTTCTGAAaatctaatatataataaataaatgttttgtcgGCGATTTCGAATGGTCTCAAAGTCTATTTTTTCGTATTGTTGATGCTgttaaaaatcataatcattatTTTGTGCAACGAAAAAACGCGATCGGGAAACTAGGCTTGACTACACTTCAAAAAGTTACAATAACATTCTGGATACTAGCATATGTGTTACCCACAGATGCTACTGATGAGTATCAAAACCGGTCCAGTCTACTGCAATTTAGCGTGTTAAGATTTTGTCGAGCTATTGTGGAGATATTTAAAGGTCAATATGTAAGATCGCCTACTTCGAATGACATTGCTAGACTACATCATATCAGTGAGCAACGTGGCTTCCCAAGAATGTTAGGTGGTCTAGATAGTATACGCATTGAAGGTGGAAAATTTGTCCATAGCTTTGCGTAGCAATATGAAGGTCGCAGTGGATCTCCAACGGTAATTCTTGAAGTTGTAGCTCATTGTGATATTTGGATATGACATGCATATTTCGGTATACCAAAATCTAACAATGATATTAATATGTTAGAGACATCCCATGTTTTCTCAGACGTTACTAGAGGTATTGCTCCATCGGCGCATTATGTCATTCAAGGAAAAGATTTATCTATAATATATACCCCAAGTGGTCAACTCTTGTGCAAACTATCCAGGACTCATTTGTTCCGAAAAGAATATTTTGCAACAAAACAAGAGATATGTAGATAAGACGTGAAACATGCATtggtgtcacgccccgaaaccgaGACGAGTCATCgacgttgtttaacaatttaatcGTATAACAACAAGCCACGTAGTACATCAAATAGCCAAAAGCCCgtctattacataaatcaataatcgtctttacaatgcgATTAAAACGAAATGTAGAAGCGTAAAACACAATAATATAACTAAAAGACAGAATAACAAGACTGATCTTGAATTGGATTGGCTTCATCACCATCCTCAAAaatattcttgttctttatcTTCGATTTGTTTCTCGTTCTTATCTGGGGTGAGAAtataaggggtgagtatttggaGAAATATTCAATAAATGAGGGTCGATCGTGcataacaaatatcaatgttATAATTATACGAATacattatcataatttcaataataagCATGTTGAATTGAATACGAACAAAATACAAACATAGCAcctgaaaatcatctcattttcatggtttactgatcagtcccctGTATGTTACTCTTCTAATGGCTTAGGCTAAATGAACATTTATTATCTCCCACCGCATGAGGGTTTAAAAAAACATATCGAATATCGGAATTCCTTATcatttttaattcaaatcattacagtgcatttcaaatGTTTCAAACTTGCTCTCAAATATTATAACTAATATCAAACAACAAAttattcaaggattttcatAACAAATAGAAACGAATATATCATGACGATCGAATTTTCAAAGACATTAAAACAGTAATAAACCCACTTACTTTTGCAAATCTTGCAAGAAAGAATGCTGCTCGTTTTGGGAACCTAAGTTAGCTGCTGCAAGGCTTCGAAAATGGACAATAATGAGCTACTGTAAGCCTTCGAAAATAACTGTTGGTAGTGCGATTCCTCTTAACCTTTGACCACTATTTATAGGTGAAATGATTAGCTGAAAAGGCAGCTGTTACCACTCAATAATGTCTGTTAATAGACCTTAAATTAGCTGTTACAACTTCTCCAAACCAGCTGCATATGTCtattgaaattttcgaattttgaaggCTGCATACTTGTATTTTTATCTTATCCTCTATTATTGTGGAGTTACAACTTGCTCAATTCGACTTAGAATAATGATGATTAAATAGACGGAAACATTCTGCACATTTATTCAAAATGCATGGAATAATACAAGACAAAATTGATTCGAGTTTTCACATTTGGAGTTCTCCAAATTTCATTTGCAATTGTGGAAAATCAAGCACATTTTTGGAGCAAAAGTGATTTGAATGATATAATGAATGCATAATATGATAGTTGAGGATGGACAAAATCTTGATCCACTGATCGAAGATATAATAGAAATATCAACTCCAGACGTAGAAATAAAGAAGAAAGAAACCGCTCAATATCAAGATATATTGGTCAATAAAAAAAATGCGGATGATCAAATTACATTTTGAAATGCAATGATTGATCATTTGTGGGAAAAAATTTCCAGTGCATGCTTATGTTCAAACTGTATTGtgcaatattattttatttttatttcattcaaGTTCGacaacatatttatttaatatataacaacaaaataatattatttttaatgaaataattatattatatataataaacataaacaaagaaaatacaaaaacatgtttataagttataatttcatatttaacgctattcattttgatattatattaaCCAAAAAAAGTGGGCCCTAGTTTTCAGAGTCATCCGTCAACCCGAGTTGAGCAAATCGGTTCCACAAGACGGTTGGTTAGATGGCAATCGAATCGCATCAAAAAGCAAAAGTCCCGAACTAGCATATAAGAACTCATCCATTGAGCTAAAGGGAGAAACCCTAGTCTCTCGCCCACTTTCTCCCGTCTCAAGGAACTCTGCAACTTTGTCAATTTACGAAAAAAGAAATCTGAATTTACATTTCTTTAGTAGGAATTAGAGGATGTCTGACATGTATGGACAGGAGGGTGGTGGATCTGCGGCACCGGCCATGGGTGGAGGTTACGGGGGTTATGGTGGCTCTGAAGGCGGGGGATATGGTGGTTACGGAGGAAATAGTGGAGGTGGTGGAGGGTACGGAGGTAACAGAGGCGGCGGACGAGGCGGCGGTGGGTACAGCGGTAATAGAGGTAATGGTATATGCCTGGGTAGATAGTCTCAAATGTTTTATAGCTTTTGGATATTTAATGTAAGCATTATATTTTCTTCGCTCTTCAATTTTATTAACTGTGACCGGATTCTGTGGTTttaggtggtggtggtggtggtgggggATATCAAGGTGATCGGGGGGGccgaggtggaggtggaggtggaggcgGCGGTAGAGGAGGTAGCCGTGGTGGGGGAAGCGGCAGGGAAGGTGATTGGCGATGCCCTAATCAAAGGTAATAAATTTTGCTTGTTGATTAACTTGATTTCAAGTTTATTGCCTTTATTATTATTCCGCGTTTGTAAACTATGTAGTGTTGATGATATGAAGGGAATTGGACAAGGGCAAAACTTGGCATCTCTTTTGCTAGctcagaattttttttatgaattgttcaaTACTGTCAAGTAGCACAAATTTAGTTCGATAAGGAAATAGTGATTGTGTCCTGCATCCGAATAGTGTGTTGATGAGAATCTGGAAATTAACATTCATGCTTCTGGAGGTAGAGCTTGATTTCGAGCTGCCCCAAGTTCCCATCTGCATTATATTGCCACGGTTTATGTGAAGCAACCATACACATCATGCTATAGGGGTACCAAGGTTTTAGAGCTACACTGGAATTTTAGGGATGCTTTGTCATTCTTTGATTAACCAGTAGTTAAAGTATGTCTGGTCGTGATATTATGTTGTGAGATGCTGAAAACTAGATTTTGATGTTAGAGTTTTTTCACCTGTTACTGTAATTAATTCTGGATCTATGAATGCAGCTGTGGAAATTTGAACTTTGCCCGAAGAACTGAATGCAACAAATGTGGTACACCTTCTCCTACTGGTGGCGATGATCGTGGGGGTAGAGGTAGTGTTGGTGGTTATTCTAGAGGTGGGGGTTACGAGGACAATCGAGGTGGAAGAGGTGGGAGAGGTAACAGTTTTGATGGCGGTAATGGCTGCGGTGGTAATGACTATGATGGTGGAAGTGGTAGGGGTGGATCTTATGGTGGTAACCAAGGGAGGGATGATGGAGGTTACGGACAGGGTGCTGCTATTGCTCCTCCCCCATCTTATGGAAGTGCTGGTGGAAGTTATGCTCCACCTCCAAATACATATGGTGGGAACCCTAGTTATGCTACCGATGCTGTTCCTCCCCCTGCTAGCTATTCTGGGGGTCCTGGTTCATATCCTCCATCATATGGTGCTTCGGTTGGTTATGGTGGTGACTCATTTGGTGATAAACGTGGTGGTGGGCGAAGTGGTCCGCCAGGTGGATATGGTGGGGGTCATCGAAACCAAGATGGAGGTTATGCTGGGGCCGTGGTGGATGCTCCTGAGAAGGTCAAACCATGTGATGAAAATTGTGGGGATTCCTGTGATAATGCCagaatttatatatcaaatttgCCCCCTGATGTTACTACTGAAGAACTTAGAGAACTGTTTGGAAGTATTGGTCAAGTAAACAAATTTCTTTATCTTATTTCCATTGAACAAACATTTGTGAATTTTTGTTACAGGTTCTGCAATTAGTTTGAAGGTGATGTGGCTGTATACATTTATATTGCTGCATCATCTATGATTTGTCACACCCCAGCCTGTCTTGATGCACTTGAGTGTGTTTGTTTTTCCTGGTTAAAGTACTACGAAACTTGCTAATCCTAGTTGTCCTGGGTTGTATAGAAAGAGCTATTCGTAATTATTTCTGCATTTGTTTAAATTTGCCAACAAGAAATATGTATTAAGCCAGTCATGAAGCTGCTTGAATAATTCGAGTCTTTCTGTGACAATAGGTTGCAAGAATTAAGCAAAAGCGAGGCTACAAGGACCAATGGCCCTGGAGTATAAAATTATATACTGATGAACAAGGAAACAACAAAGGGGATGCTGTTTTGTCTTATGAAGATCCGTGCGCAGCACATTCTGCTGGTGGTTTTTTCAACAGTATGATCTTAACTTGGTTTTTCTTTGGAGTGAAATTCTTTCTTTTgttctttttatatttttggtgttTTTCCCTAACAGTGCATGACATGAGAGGTTACAAAATTAAAGTTTCGATGGCAGAAAAGTCTACTCCAAGGGTTCCTACTTATGGTTCTGGGTATGTTAATATTTTCTCAAATATGGGTTTTTTTATTACTCCTTCGCGTCAATTTGAATTATCATTCTTTTTATTTATAGAAgctataattattatttaaaaattaattcataaCAATAATGGTCACATCATCACTTTTTTCTGGCGATTTTATTGCACTTATTAGTACACAGGGTCAGTTTTTAATCTACTTACTGTTATATAGCACATATCAACTTATTGTTTACCTGTTTACCAGCATCGTTAAGTGTGTAGGTTGCTGATAAATGCCTAGGTGAATTTGGGTTACTGCTATTACACGCTATTTCGTGATGATAAAATAATTCATATCTGCAGTTGCATGTGAACTGTGGCTGTTTGTATTGGACATGAATAGTTCACATTTATCTGTTGTGCTATTTTCTATAAAATTTAATGTCCCAGTTTTCCATTTCTAGAGGACAGTGATTATTTCTAGCTCTTTTAACGACTAGTTTTTGAGTGAGTGTTTGTGATGAATTGACAGAAATGATGTCTTGACAAGAATAAGACTAGGTTACTGCAGTTCCCATTCTCATTGAGACTCACTTCCCTTCTTTGGATATAAATGACAAGGGGTAGTATTTGTTGCATTTAGTTGTGATTTTATTGGTGATCCAGGACTAGACTTGTGTGATTGGTCTTTCACATCCAATGTTTTTGTTACGAGCGATCCATTTAGTCACATTTGAATGTGCAGTTTTGACTCACTTGGATTTGGAactttttatcttttaaatttaaattcaaattcCTTTTTTTATGAATCATTTCATCAATGTTTTATTCCAGTTAACTATTTGGCATGCACTCACATAGGTCTTCCTACCTCTAATTTAGGGAACACAATTTGTCTTCTGGCTTTGATTTGGTTGGTTCTTCTAGATGATGTCCTTTCACAGTTCTtaacttattaattattatttagacGATACCTTTTATCTGTTCATGAAAACTTACAATGAGCTTTATTTTCGTCAAGCAATTTGATATGCCATTTCCATGCAAGTGATGGTAATTTGCATTGAATCATTGTTTGATGCCTACATGATCATGATACTATGAGTTCTTATTTAAGATGgagatatatatttttcttctttctgcTCTTGGATTTGGCTTGTAATTAAATCTTCATTGCTGTGTGAGTTTGATGTGCTATCTTGCGTTTTTTAACAGTGGTGGTGGTAGAGGCAACTATGGCGGTGGACGAAGAGACAACCACAGAGATGGGGGTTCTGGTCCTGATAGAAATTACCATGGAGGAAACCGTTCGCGTCCGTACTAAACTTTTGTGGCAGCCTTTTATGTACTAATATTTGTGGTGGGAggagtttttaattttttttttccttgcgTGGATTTGTTCACTGACTGGAGACTTAAGAGGTAGGTTGTTCATTACCCTGAGCAAAACCTTTTTTTTCTCCATTCTACCTCCATTTTAAGACTAGTGGGGAGTTCTTCAGTATGGTCTGGGATTAATTGGAGCTGTGTTAATGTTTTTATAGAGGGAAGTGGATATTCTCCAAAGTGCTGCGAATGGTAGGTTGAACTTGTCAGGTGAGTTGCTTTCTGAAATTGCATAATCACAATCTCTCTACAATCAGTCCATTTTGTGATCCCTTCTTCCCTACTACAGATTCCTAACATTAGTGTCTAGATTTAAAATGACTTGAATTTCATAAAACTCTGTCTGCTAGTGAGCGAGAAACTATTATCGTTAACTACCTTATTTGTTGTGGACATGAATATGAGATTTGTGGATTCCATATATTTATGATGTGGATGTGAATGAATCAGGTTGCTTATTCATAATCCATTGGTGAAccattaattatttttgttaactTCCACCTCTTTCTTATGTGAGCATCATACTATTGAGCTGCCCATTGTGTTGGAGTTCCATCTGATTGTATGGGCTTGCTTGAACATCGTGTGCTACTCCAGATTAGATTTTTTCATCTTTCAGCTTGATATAAAATTCTAGACAAAAATTCTATACAAGAGAATTATAATAATAAGATGGCTGTTTTGCATTGTCCAAGTGATTGAGGTTGTCTTGATAACCCCTTGGGGTCTAGGACCTAAACAAATCAAACATGAGCCGCATCAAATTCCAATACATCCTGGTGTTTCGTCCATTTTCACTGTCAAAGATGTTTCTATTTTGCATgaaaattgagttttataatcCATATTCTTCTGAATGGCCAAATCGGTTTAGGTTATGGTGCTTTTCCTAAGAAATAGTTTTTTTTCCCATCCTGCTGGTTGAAGTGGGATATTCAAGAGCCAGCATAATTGGGTGCAATTTGCAGAATATGCTTATATTATGCTTTTGTAATCCAATGCATTATCCCATGGATTGTATCTTCTCTGGCTTCCTAGAGTGTCCCCTGTTTATGATATGTATTTACATTTTGAAAAGcacttgaaaatatttgttgaTCAGGGAGGGTTGGTGTGCCCTGATGTCGTGAAGCATGTTGCATTTTAGAATTTGATGGTCGTATTTTACCAATCAAGTACATTAATATGAACCATTCGTGTTTCCTCATGAATTGAGCAAGGATTTGGTGGATTAATAGTTTTCGGCTCTCTACCCCTTCTTTTAGTTGCCTTGgtgtatatattttttaggTAGAGAATGAAATGGGGATTTGGTAATTGACTTGTTACCGTGGAAGGATTATGGGTTATAACCAATTATTAATTATGGTAATTTGTTGTTATGGCCATCTGAACTAAAAGAATTAgttcttattattttatttattaattttcttgAAGAGGGATTAGTTCAGATTAACTATTCTAGCAATTTTTGTGATGGCCACCACCTTAGCTGAGACTTATTTTGTATTATTAGTTCCAGTTATATTTTTAATGGCCACACCTGAACCAAAGGAATCAGTTCGTGTTTGTTAATTACTTTAAATATTGGacatatttttatgtattgatttttttattaagttTCCAAATCTATGACATGCACAAGTTGCGTGTGGAAAgacttgttttgtttttgtttcccCATTATTTTCTAGTTTAAATTGCTATATCACTCACATACACATATTGTAGGGCCCGTTAAATGGAACATAGAACTTCCTGGACTTGCATGCGAGACGATAAAAGATTTGACAAAATCCGCGAATACGTATTTATATAATCTCGGACTGTTGTAGTCAACATCTTTTGCTAGGCATCATAATACGGTTCATTAGTCGTTCATTCATGTTTAcgattatgatataatcaaatcaaatttgaatatgaaataatttcagaatgatatttttttagaatattaatcaaattaattaaagattttatAAGCGTATAACGCCTGTCTAGGTTATTAGTCTGTTAAACACGAGTGCATGTAGTTTGTTGTATGAAGGATTCTTTTATAAGAGGGAATTATTAATTTACGAAATGTAAATATTTGATATTTCGAACTTGTGGATTTGTAACAGAAAACAGAATTTGACGCCGGACCTTCTCCATTTTTTGGCATGTAAACGTTTTACGTATTGTTTCCACGTATTTCCCTTTCTTCGGAGAATATCCAGTTATTTTTCaggtttttatttatttttctgtgTTACAGCTATAATTTTAGATGGGCAAATTGCTGATTCGATccatcttttctttttttcccaaaaaaaaagaGGGAATTGAATTACACCACAAAAGATAGATCAGTTTTTACGAAGGGAGCCTAAGCACATATTGAAAGATA from the Primulina tabacum isolate GXHZ01 chromosome 8, ASM2559414v2, whole genome shotgun sequence genome contains:
- the LOC142553368 gene encoding transcription initiation factor TFIID subunit 15b-like isoform X2, producing MSDMYGQEGGGSAAPAMGGGYGGYGGSEGGGYGGYGGNSGGGGGYGGNRGGGRGGGGYSGNRGGGGGGYQGDRGGRGGGGGGGGGRGGSRGGGSGREGDWRCPNQSCGNLNFARRTECNKCGTPSPTGGDDRGGRGSVGGYSRGGGYEDNRGGRGGRGNSFDGGNGCGGNDYDGGSGRGGSYGGNQGRDDGGYGQGAAIAPPPSYGSAGGSYAPPPNTYGGNPSYATDAVPPPASYSGGPGSYPPSYGASVGYGGDSFGDKRGGGRSGPPGGYGGGHRNQDGGYAGAVVDAPEKVKPCDENCGDSCDNARIYISNLPPDVTTEELRELFGSIGQVARIKQKRGYKDQWPWSIKLYTDEQGNNKGDAVLSYEDPCAAHSAGGFFNMHDMRGYKIKVSMAEKSTPRVPTYGSGGGGRGNYGGGRRDNHRDGGSGPDRNYHGGNRSRPY
- the LOC142553368 gene encoding transcription initiation factor TFIID subunit 15b-like isoform X3 — encoded protein: MSDMYGQEGGGSAAPAMGGGYGGYGGSEGGGYGGYGGNSGGGGGYGGNRGGGRGGGGYSGGGGGGGGYQGDRGGRGGGGGGGGGRGGSRGGGSGREGDWRCPNQSCGNLNFARRTECNKCGTPSPTGGDDRGGRGSVGGYSRGGGYEDNRGGRGGRGNSFDGGNGCGGNDYDGGSGRGGSYGGNQGRDDGGYGQGAAIAPPPSYGSAGGSYAPPPNTYGGNPSYATDAVPPPASYSGGPGSYPPSYGASVGYGGDSFGDKRGGGRSGPPGGYGGGHRNQDGGYAGAVVDAPEKVKPCDENCGDSCDNARIYISNLPPDVTTEELRELFGSIGQVARIKQKRGYKDQWPWSIKLYTDEQGNNKGDAVLSYEDPCAAHSAGGFFNMHDMRGYKIKVSMAEKSTPRVPTYGSGGGGRGNYGGGRRDNHRDGGSGPDRNYHGGNRSRPY
- the LOC142553368 gene encoding transcription initiation factor TFIID subunit 15b-like isoform X1, with the translated sequence MSDMYGQEGGGSAAPAMGGGYGGYGGSEGGGYGGYGGNSGGGGGYGGNRGGGRGGGGYSGNRGGGGGGGGYQGDRGGRGGGGGGGGGRGGSRGGGSGREGDWRCPNQSCGNLNFARRTECNKCGTPSPTGGDDRGGRGSVGGYSRGGGYEDNRGGRGGRGNSFDGGNGCGGNDYDGGSGRGGSYGGNQGRDDGGYGQGAAIAPPPSYGSAGGSYAPPPNTYGGNPSYATDAVPPPASYSGGPGSYPPSYGASVGYGGDSFGDKRGGGRSGPPGGYGGGHRNQDGGYAGAVVDAPEKVKPCDENCGDSCDNARIYISNLPPDVTTEELRELFGSIGQVARIKQKRGYKDQWPWSIKLYTDEQGNNKGDAVLSYEDPCAAHSAGGFFNMHDMRGYKIKVSMAEKSTPRVPTYGSGGGGRGNYGGGRRDNHRDGGSGPDRNYHGGNRSRPY